The following are from one region of the bacterium genome:
- the ribE gene encoding 6,7-dimethyl-8-ribityllumazine synthase has protein sequence MAKVIEGIISGRGKKFAIALSRTNEFVTRRLLDGALDTLKRHEVAEDDVTVVYCPGSFELPPVAKRLASAGGFDGVICLGAVIRGDTPHFQYIAAEVAKGVAAVAFEAAVPVVFGVLTTDTLEQAVERAGSKAGNKGREAALATLELVDLYGKLGGKGK, from the coding sequence ATGGCGAAGGTTATCGAAGGCATAATATCGGGCCGAGGAAAGAAGTTCGCGATTGCCCTCAGCCGGACGAACGAATTTGTAACCAGGCGCCTTTTGGACGGCGCGCTCGACACGCTTAAGCGTCACGAGGTGGCCGAGGACGACGTAACGGTGGTATATTGCCCCGGCTCGTTCGAGCTTCCGCCGGTAGCGAAGCGGCTGGCCTCGGCCGGAGGGTTCGACGGCGTTATATGCCTGGGCGCCGTCATTCGCGGCGACACGCCGCACTTCCAATACATCGCCGCCGAAGTGGCCAAAGGGGTCGCCGCGGTAGCGTTCGAGGCTGCGGTGCCGGTCGTCTTCGGCGTCTTGACGACGGACACGTTGGAGCAAGCGGTGGAGCGCGCGGGCTCGAAGGCCGGCAACAAGGGAAGGGAGGCCGCGCTCGCGACGCTCGAGTTAGTCGACCTCTACGGTAAGTTGGGAGGTAAGGGGAAGTAG